In the Ferribacterium limneticum genome, CGCCTGGGTGGCGACGAGGATATTTATTCGATGATGGTCGACATGTATCTACAGGATGTGGACAACAACTGCACCGCCATCGCCTCGGCCTATGCTTCTGGTGACAGTCAGACCCTGCAGCGCGAAGCCCATACCATCAAGGGCTTGCTGGCGACTTTTTCGGATGAGGACGGAGCGGCTGAGGCCATGCTGGTCGAGAAGCAGGCAAGGAATGGCGAGATCGATGGTCTTGGCGATGCGGTGGCCGGCTTGCAACAGCGCTTGCGCGAAGTGGCGACGGTGCTAAGCGCCCGGTAATTGCAGGAAACCGGCGGCGCCGATGGCGCCTCCCTGCGGCCCATGCGGGACAACGCCGAGCAGTGGTGCCGCGATCAGTGTTTTTAAAGTGGCCAGGTTTTCATCGAAACGCGACA is a window encoding:
- a CDS encoding Hpt domain-containing protein, with protein sequence MATAFVLDRASILERLGGDEDIYSMMVDMYLQDVDNNCTAIASAYASGDSQTLQREAHTIKGLLATFSDEDGAAEAMLVEKQARNGEIDGLGDAVAGLQQRLREVATVLSAR